From the Acidimicrobiia bacterium genome, one window contains:
- a CDS encoding ABC transporter ATP-binding protein, which produces MENIKNKTKKSKIDQSVRAIFSLYWNYKAQYLSIDILRIISAVLGAFLPYFIAKIANSKGDVHDLIFYSTSMFSVMVIHGILWAGADFVYARKIKKSFYKFREILFNAAWKRDYVEFISQPSGKSAASITRIQSDMDALYFAYNWNFITLISSIPVLVGLLYSTIIENSIAYLVFFVVIFVVLRIQIVGMKKAQSKFADINTSVDGNLFDSFSNFVNVISFGARRKEVNSFRKVNNELAIADVKARTVYTAFWASASFMLRFVLWACILTFNLILLNNKSITFAQFILSIAVLVEFTDLFWRLVESFGTFTEHFASYKTNYNFLFEDRNVIKEYFEDSRKHEIKEYKVPTFDLAISFDDLNFAYPDRPEKLVLKNLNLVIKKGEKIGVVGKTGSGKSTLVKLLLGFYDFDHIALSVDNNQVSKEELALLNCYVPQDTTLFQQSIEFNIAYAKNVEVSHADVVEAAKKAHAHEFIVSLKDGYDTLVGERGIKLSLGQRQRIALARAFLKDSQLLILDEATSALDSKTESLVQESLEELWKNRTVVAVAHRLSTLNNVDRIIVIDNGEIVEQGSKTELLAMNGMFSELWNHQSNGMIIEDDENEVELVQQY; this is translated from the coding sequence TCTCTGCTGTACTAGGTGCATTTTTACCATATTTTATTGCAAAAATTGCTAACTCAAAAGGTGACGTACACGACCTCATTTTTTACAGTACAAGCATGTTTAGTGTAATGGTTATTCATGGCATCTTGTGGGCTGGTGCTGATTTCGTCTATGCAAGAAAAATAAAAAAATCGTTCTATAAATTTCGTGAAATTCTATTTAATGCAGCATGGAAACGTGACTATGTTGAATTTATATCACAGCCAAGTGGTAAATCTGCAGCGAGCATAACAAGAATCCAATCCGATATGGATGCATTATATTTTGCTTATAACTGGAATTTCATCACTTTGATTTCAAGTATCCCTGTGCTCGTAGGACTGTTATATTCAACAATCATTGAAAACAGTATTGCTTATCTCGTATTTTTTGTTGTAATTTTTGTTGTATTACGAATACAGATAGTTGGCATGAAAAAAGCTCAAAGTAAATTTGCTGATATAAATACAAGCGTTGATGGAAACTTATTCGATTCATTTTCAAATTTTGTTAACGTGATTTCTTTTGGAGCCCGAAGAAAAGAAGTGAATTCATTTAGAAAAGTTAACAATGAGTTGGCTATAGCTGATGTTAAAGCCAGAACCGTATATACAGCATTCTGGGCTAGTGCTTCTTTCATGTTGAGATTTGTCCTTTGGGCATGCATATTAACGTTCAACCTCATCTTATTGAATAATAAAAGCATTACCTTTGCACAGTTCATATTGTCTATTGCAGTACTAGTTGAATTTACCGATTTGTTTTGGCGACTTGTCGAATCATTCGGCACTTTTACAGAACATTTTGCCAGTTATAAGACTAATTACAATTTTCTATTCGAAGATCGAAATGTAATAAAAGAATATTTTGAAGATTCCAGAAAACACGAAATCAAAGAATATAAAGTTCCTACTTTTGATTTGGCGATATCTTTTGATGATTTGAATTTTGCTTATCCGGATCGCCCAGAAAAGTTGGTACTAAAAAATCTGAATTTAGTGATTAAAAAAGGTGAGAAGATCGGTGTTGTTGGTAAAACTGGTTCTGGAAAATCTACATTAGTAAAACTATTATTAGGTTTTTATGATTTTGACCATATTGCGCTTAGTGTCGATAATAATCAAGTGTCAAAAGAAGAGCTCGCACTATTAAATTGTTATGTTCCCCAAGACACAACATTGTTTCAACAAAGTATCGAATTTAATATAGCTTATGCAAAGAATGTTGAAGTTTCACATGCTGATGTTGTTGAAGCTGCTAAGAAGGCGCATGCTCATGAATTTATAGTCTCGCTTAAAGATGGGTACGATACTTTGGTGGGCGAGCGTGGTATTAAACTTTCGTTGGGTCAACGTCAACGTATTGCTTTGGCACGTGCATTTTTAAAAGATTCTCAACTCCTCATTCTTGATGAAGCAACTTCCGCCTTAGATTCTAAAACTGAATCATTAGTTCAAGAATCATTAGAGGAACTTTGGAAGAATCGTACTGTTGTTGCTGTAGCGCATCGTTTATCAACATTAAATAACGTAGATCGTATTATTGTTATAGACAATGGAGAAATAGTAGAACAAGGAAGCAAAACAGAATTACTAGCGATGAACGGTATGTTTAGCGAACTGTGGAACCATCAATCTAATGGCATGATCATTGAAGATGACGAGAACGAAGTAGAGTTAGTGCAACAGTACTGA